From the genome of Streptomyces sp. NBC_01116, one region includes:
- a CDS encoding MoaD/ThiS family protein, translating to MAIEVRIPTILRTYTDGAKAVEGNGDTLADLFADLESRHTGIRERIVDGEQLRRFVNVYLNDEDVRFLDGISTKLSDGDNVTILPAVAGGMR from the coding sequence ATGGCCATCGAGGTCCGCATCCCGACCATCCTCCGCACCTACACCGACGGCGCGAAGGCCGTCGAAGGCAACGGGGACACCCTCGCCGACCTCTTCGCCGACCTGGAGAGCCGCCACACCGGCATCCGTGAGCGCATTGTCGACGGCGAACAGCTCCGCCGCTTCGTGAACGTCTACCTCAACGACGAGGACGTCCGCTTCCTCGACGGCATCTCCACCAAGCTCAGCGACGGCGACAACGTCACGATCCTCCCGGCCGTCGCCGGCGGCATGCGCTGA
- a CDS encoding putative leader peptide yields the protein MVPHDVSNRTPGTLLVARLHVDLCRLASAICPARSLPVSRPA from the coding sequence ATGGTTCCCCATGACGTGAGCAACAGGACGCCGGGCACGCTGCTCGTAGCGCGGCTGCACGTCGACCTGTGCAGGCTCGCCAGCGCGATCTGTCCCGCCCGCAGCCTGCCCGTGAGCCGCCCGGCCTGA